The DNA window GGCGGCGGGATTTCGGGCGCTGGTTGGCAGCAATGGCACGCTGGCCCGTCTCGGTGGCGATGAGTTTGCCGTGGTGGTCGAGGGGAGCGAGGCAGCCGAGCGGGCAGGTGCCCTCGGTGAAAGCTTTGTCGACTTCCTCGATGAGGCCTTCGATTTCGAGGGTAGGACGGTGAAGGTCGGGTGCTCGATTGGCGTCGCCGCCGATGCGGCCGGCGAGCTGACGCCCGGCGAATTGGTGCGCCGGGCCGATGTTGCCATGTATGTCGCCAAGGCCGGTGGCAAGAACCGCGTCGATCTCTACGATGCCAGTATGGACGCCGATCGCCAGGCGAAGGCGACGCTGGCCGCCGAATTGCGCGAGGCGGTGGTGAACGACGGCCTTCAGGTGCACTATCAGCCGGTCATTTCGGCAAAAACCGGAAGCATTTCCGGTGTTGAAGCGCTGGTCCGCTGGATCCGTCCATCCGGTCCGGTCAGCCCGGTGGTTTTCCTCGCCATTGCCGAGGAGGCGGGGATGAGCGACCTGATCGGCACGTATGTGCTGCGCCGCGTTGCCCGTGACGCCAAGGCGTTCGGCGGGCTCAAGATGGTGGTCAACGTATTTGCCACCCAGTTTCGCGATCCCGGTTTTCCCGATGCCCTCGGAGCCATTCTCAAGGCGGCGGGCATGCCGCCGGATCGGCTGGAAATCGACATTACCGAAAGCTTCCTGGCATCCGAACCCGAACGAGCGCGCCGCAGCGTCGAGGCGCTGCACGAGCTCGGTGTGTCAGTGGCGCTCGACGATTTCGGCACAGGTTTCTCGTCGGTCGCCTATCTGCGCCGGTTCGCCTTCGACAAGGTGAAGATCGACCGCTCGGTGGTAATCGACGTTATCCGAGACCCGGCGTCGCAGAGCCTCGTGCAAGCGGCGGTGGCGTTGGCCGAGACGCTGGGCGCCGAGGTGACCGCCGAGGGCATCGAGATGGCCGAGGAAGCTGAGGCGCTGAAGCGGGCCGGTTGCCACGAACTTCAGGGCTATTATTTCGGCGCGCCGACCGTGCGCTCGGAAATCCTGCGTCGCATTGACCGTGAGCGGCGGGCGATCGGGCAGTTGAGCGCCTAGAGCAACGCGCGTTCTGACGAACGCAAATCGTTGCTTTCGTTCTTTGCTGTCGCATCGCGCGGAAAACCGGTTGCCACTTTTCCGCACTATCCCCCTAGGGATCGAGTTCGACATCCCAGTAGAGAAAATCCAGCCAGCTTTTGTGAAGGTGGTTGGGTGGGAACAGCCGGCCGTTGTTGTGAAGATCATGGACGGTGGGCGCGAAGGGCGGGCCGGCGAGCGTCATCCCAACCTCCGACACCGTCTTGTCGGCCTTCTTGAGATTACAGGCAGAACAGGCCGCGACAACGTTCTCCCAGGTGGTCTGGCCACCCTTGGAACGCGGGATCAGGTGATCGAACGTAAGGTCCTCGTGGCCGCCGCAATACTGACACTCGAAACGATCGCGCAGGAAGACGTTGAATCGGGTGAAGGCCGGCTGGCGCGTCGGCTTGACGAAGGTCTTGAGCGAGACCACCGACGGTAGATGAAACTCGAAGCTCGGGCTGCGGACCAGCACGTCATATTCGGAGACGATGTTGACCCGGTCGAGAAAAACCGCCTTGATCGCATCCTGCCAGGACCACAGCGACAAGGGGAAATAACTCAACGGACGGTAGTCGGCATTCAACACCAGCGCCGGGTGTGCGTCCGGCGAGACGGCGATCGTCACCTCACGCTCTCCTTCACCGAGGCGGCGTACGAGCCGGCCCCACGCCCACATACTCTACGCTGATGATGTCGGTGATGTGAAGCTGAAAGCGGCGGTTTTCCGCCCGTTTCGCAAGCAGGCTTTAGGCTGGATTCGTGGCGGTGGGCGAGCAGCTAATATATTGCCTATGCTGGTTAATTGCCGGATTTTGCCGCACGATACAGCAAGCTTACGAACCAGGAGGCCGGCAGGAGATGCTTGACGACCGCCGCGCCCTTGGTGAGCCAAGTCACCCGGTAATAAGGCCTTGGGCTTGCTGATTCGCAGGCGTGAACGAGGCATTCCACCACCGCTTCCGGCGGTTTTCGGAAGAAGGATGCCTCCGGCGGTCGCTGCATGTCGGCCAAACGCTGGCGATAGCCCGCTGCGTTGGCGGAGCCCTCCACGTCAATGTTCTCGTGGAATCTCTTCATCGCGGTCGACGAAAAATTGGTGGCGATCGGCCCCGGCTGGATCGTCGCGACGTGGATGCCGGCGTCGATCAGCTCCAGGCGCCAACTGTCGGCCAGGCCTTCAATGGCGTGTTTGGAGGCGTTGTAGGCGCCTCGGTAGGGCATCGACAGGAAGCCGAGGATCGAAGAGCACATGACGATGCGCCCGGCGCCGGCGCCGCGCATAGCGGGGATCAGGCGGCGTGTGAGGTCGTGCCAGCCGAGCACGTTGACCTCGAACACATGCCGCAGCACCTCGGTGGAGAGATCCTCAAGCGCGCCGGGCTGGCCGTAGGCACCGTTATTGTAGAGTGCGCCGAGCCGCCCGCCGGTCGCTTCGAGCACTGCTTCGGCGGTCGCGGCGATCGAGATTGGGTCGGCATAGTCCATCAGGAGCGGCGTTACGCCCGGAATACTTGAGAGGCGCTCCCGATCTTCTTCACGGCGCACCGTTGCGAATACCCGCCAGCCGCGTCCGGCCATGATGGTGGCAGCTGTAAGACCGATTCCGGAGGAGGCGCCGGTGATCAGGATGCTGCGGTCGACGGCGGGAAAGCGCATGGCAGTCCTTTGGCTTGGGAAGAGGTGCCGATCGGCGCGACAATCAGTCTTTCTCCGGACGGCTCGGCCGACTATATACTGTGTCTGACGCTTGGAGAGAACCTTGCTCAACGATTCCGACCACGATCATCAAGCCTGTCGCAGCCGCGCCGTTGCCCGCGCCGAGGAGCGCTGCCGCGACGAGGGGCTGCGCCTCACAGAACAGCGGCGGCAGGTGCTTGAAGCGATGCTGGAGAGCCATGCGCCGGTGTCGGCCTACGAGATCATGGATCGTATCGGCGGAAAGACACGCCGGCCGAGCCCGATCTCGGTTTACCGCGCCCTCGATTTCCTGGTCGCCCACCGCTTCGCCCATCGCATCGAGAGCCGAAACGCCTTCCTCGCCTGCATTGATGAACACGGCCACGCCGCATCCGGTCCGGAGGCCCCGTTGGTGTTCCTTCTTTGCGAGGGTTGCGGCTCGGCGACTGAGGCCGAACCCACCGAACTTGGCGGCCTGCTGGCCGGCATCGCGGCGGCCGAGGGCTTTTCGCCATCGGCTTCGGTTCTCGAAGTGCGCGGCCTGTGTGCCGCCTGCCGGACGGGCGCTCATCACCACGACCATTCGCACAGCCATAGTTGAGGATTTCCGACGCATGTCCACCTCTTTCGGTCCGGCGCCGCGTCGCCGCTCGGTTCCCGTCGTTGTCGGCAATGTGACGATCGGTGGCGATGCGCCGGTGGTTGTCCAGTCGATGACCAACACGGACACCGCCGATGTCGACGCCACTGTGGCGCAGGTGATGGCGCTGGCGCGCGCCGGCTCGGAGCTTGTGCGCATCACCGTCGATCGCGACGAAAGCGCCGCGGCTGTCCCGCGCATTCGCGAGCGTCTTGATCGGGTTGGCGTCGACGTGCCGCTGATCGGCGATTTTCACTTCATCGGCCATCGACTGCTCGCCGATTTCCCCGACTGCGCGGCGGCGCTCGCCAAATATCGCATCAATCCCGGCAATGTCGGCGTCCGCGCCAAGCGCGACCGGCACTTCACGGACATCGTCGAGATCGCCGCCCGCCACGGCAAGGCGGTGCGGATCGGCGTCAACTGGGGTTCGCTCGACCAGGAGCTGGCAACGCGCTTGATGGACGAGAACAAGGCCAAGGGTTCGCCGATGACGGCGCAGCAGGTGATGCGCGAAGCGATGGTACAGTCGGCGTTGCTGTCGGCCGCCCGTGCCGAGGAGATCGGTCTTGCCCGCGACCGCATCGTGTTGTCGGCCAAGGTCAGCCAGGTTCAGGATCTCATCGCCGTCTATGGCGAGCTCGCGGCGCGCGGCGATTACGCCCTCCATCTTGGCCTCACCGAGGCCGGCATGGGGACCAAGGGCGTCGTCGCCTCCTCGGCGTCGATGGGCTACCTATTGCAATACGGCATCGGCGATACCATCCGCGTGTCCTTGACGCCGGAGCCGGGCGGTGACCGCACGCGCGAGGTCATCGTGGCGCAGGAACTTCTGCAGGTCATGGGCTTCCGCAGCTTCGTGCCGATCGTCGCGGCCTGTCCCGGCTGCGGCCGCACCACCTCGACGGTGTTCCAGGAACTCGCCAAGACCATTCAGGATCAGATCCGCGATGCCATGCCCGAATGGCGGCAGCGCTATCCCGGCGTCGAGGCGCTGCAAGTGGCGGTGATGGGCTGCATCGTCAATGGGCCCGGCGAATCCAAGCATGCCAATATCGGCATATCCTTGCCCGGCACCGGCGAGAATCCGGCCGCGCCGGTGTTCATCGATGGGGAGAAGGCTGCGACGCTGCGTGGCCCGACCATCGCCCGCGATTTCCAGACGCTGGTGCTCGACTATATCGAACAGCGGTTCGGCGATGCCGCCAACCGCAAGCCGGCAGCGGAATAGCCTAGTGGAGCGAATTTGACATTTGAGTTCCGCCTGACATAAAGCTCGCGGTCAAATGTCAAATTCAAAAGCTCCACTAGAAACAATAACTTGCTAGTGGTTCTTATGACTCCGACATTTGCTCCGAGGCCGATATCAGGCGGATGCAAATGTCGGAGTCGAACCACTAGAAGATCAGCGGCGCCTGTCTGCGACGAAGCGGGCGGTGGCGGCGAGCGTTTCGGAACGCGCGCCCCAGGGAGCGAGCAGGTCCGTGGCTTCAGTGACGAGCCGGTCGAGTTCGGCACGCACGGCATCAACACCGAGACGCGCCACCAGCGTGCCCTTGCCGTGAGCGGCGTCCTTGGCCACCGCCTTGCCCATCTCGCTTTCGGTGGCCGTGACGTCGAGCAGGTCGTCGGCGAGCTGGAAGGCGAGACCGATGATGTCGCCGAAACGCCCGAAACGGCGAACTTCCTGTTCATTGCCGTCGCCGAGCCGAGCGCCCATGACCGTGGCGGCGCGGATCAACGCACCGGTCTTCATTGCCTGCAGTTGGCGGATGCTGGCTTCGTCCGGCGCTTCGCCGTCGCCAAAGCGTCCTTCCGCTGCCAGGTCGAGCATCTGGCCGCCAACCATGCCACCCAGGCCGCCAGCGCGGGCGAGATCGAGCACCAGTGCTGCTCGTAACGTCGGGTCGGTGTAGCAAGTGGGATCGGCGAGGAGGTCGAAGGCAAGTGTCAGGAGGGCATCGCCGGCGAGAATGGCCGTCGCTTCGTCATAGGCCACGTGCACGGTTGGGCGGCCACGCCGGAGCGTGTCGTCGTCCATGGCTGGAAGGTCGTCGTGGACCAGCGAATAGCAATGAAGACATTCGATGGCCGCTGCCGCCGGCATCAGCGTTTCGACCGTCAAACCAGGATTGAGAAGGCGGGCGACCTCAGTCAGCAGGAATGGCCGTAGGCGCTTGCCGCCGGCAAGAACGGCGTGGCGCATGGCGGCAAGAAGCCGAGCCGGCCGAACGATTTCGCCGGGGCGAGGGTTCGCATCGAGACGCGCCGTGAGGCCGGCTTCCAGCAGGTCGGCAAAATCGGCAAGGGCTGTGTCGAAGGCGGTGGTCATCGGCACTCCGGTCGGAAATGGACGGCCGTTGTGGTAGCTCCGGGCCGGCATGCGGGTCAAGGCGGGGCTCATACCGGTAGCACGGTTGTGTTCTTCACCTCTTCCATCACCGGGTAGGTATGGGTCTCGCGTACGCCCGGCAGCGTCATCAGCACCTCGGACAGGAATTCACGATAGGCTTCCATGTCCCGGACGCGTGCCTTGACGAGATAATCGAAGCCGCCGGCGATCAGGTGGCATTCGAGCACTTCCGGTGCCTTCTTCACCGCCGCGGCGAAGGTGGTGAACACCTCGGGGTTCATGCGATCGAGCTTGATCTCGACGAACACCAGAAGGCCGCGCTGGAGATGCAGGGGATCGAGGCGCGCCGTATAACCGAGGATGAATCCATCGCGCGACAGTCGTTTGACTCGCTCGGCGGTAGCCGTCGCAGACATGCCGATCTTCTCGGCGAGTTCCAGATTGGTGACGCGGCCATCTTCTTGAAGTGCGGCGAGGATCCGGCGATCGATGCGATCGAGGCCGGGAATATCTTTGCTGTGGTGAGAACGATCACCGCCCGCCGCTGACGCCATCGCAAATCCCCAAGACAGATCAATCTGGAAAATTCACGGAAACAAACGGTTCATTCCGCGAATAGCGCCGATTCTATACCTCAATAAGGAGAGTGTCACCGAAAGCCTGCTGGTATCCTGCGGATTATAACAAAAGCCGCCCTCAGAAGGTGGCAACCTTCCGGAGATCAGATGTCCGCAGCTTCTTCAGAGCCCCTCCGGGCTCCGTGTTTTTCGCCGCCCTATGCGGAAGACGAGACTGTCGTGGTCCGCCGCCTCCTGGCGGCCCGGGTCGAGGATCCAGACGCGCGCGGGCGCGTCGATGCGTATGCCAGCCGTCTCATCAAGGCGATCCGTAACGGCAAGTCGGCCATCGGCGGCGTTGAGGATTTCCTGAAAGCCTATTCGCTGACGACGCGCGAGGGCCTGGCCATCATGGTGATGGCCGAGGCGCTGCTCCGCGTGCCCGATGGAGCGACTGCCGACAAGCTGATCGAGGACAAGCTCGCTTCGGCCGCCTTCGGCTTCCACGGCAAGGGCGAGGACCCCTGGCTGGTGGCGGCCTCCGGCTGGGCGCTCGGCGTGACGACGCGCGTGCTCCAGCCGGGCGAAACTCCTGAGAATGTCCTGACCGGCCTCGTCAAGCGTCTGGGCATGCCGCCGGTGCGCGCCGCCACGCGGCAGGCGATGAAGATCATGGGCCACCAGTTCGTACTGGGCACTTCGATCGAAGCCGCCTTGTCCCGTGCTCGCGGTCTGGCCGGCAAGGGCTATCGCCACTCCTACGATATGCTTGGCGAGGGCGCCCGCACAGCCGCCGATGCGGAACGGTACTTTGCCGACTACGCCATGGCGATCGAAGCGATCGGCCGGTCGGCCGGCTCCGAGGCGCTGCCGGCCCGGCCGGGCATTTCGGTCAAGCTGTCGGCGCTGCATCCGCGCTACGAGGCGCTGAACGGCGCGCGTGTTATGGCCGAGCTCGTGCCAAGGCTGCTCGAACTGTCGCGGGCGGCGAAGGCCTACGATCTCAACCTCACCGTCGACGCCGAAGAAGCCGATCGGTTGAAGCTGTCTCTCGAGGTGATCGCCACTGTCACCAGCGATCCGTCGCTTGCCGGGTGGGATGGGTTCGGCCTTGCCGTGCAGGCCTACCAGAAGCGGGCGCCGGCGGTGATCGACCATATGATCGATCTTGCCGAAAGCCTGAATCGTCGCTTCATGGTGCGTCTCGTCAAGGGTGCCTATTGGGACACCGAGATGAAGCGGGGACAGGAACGGGGTCTTGACGATTATCCCCTCTTCACCCGCAAAGCCTCCACCGACCTGTCCTATCTCGTCTGCGCCGAGAAGATGCTCAAAGCGCGGCCGCGCCTCTACCCGCAATTCGCGACGCACAATGCGCTGACGGTGGCCGAGGTTTCGGAGATTGCCGGTACCAACCGGCATTTCGAATTCCAGCGGCTGCACGGCATGGGCGATACGCTCTACCGTGAGGTCACCGAGAGGGATGGTCAGCCGTGCCGCATTTATGCGCCGGTCGGTGGCCACAAGGATCTTCTCGCCTATCTCGTTCGCCGCCTTCTGGAAAATGGCGCCAACTCATCCTTTGTCGCCGCTGTCGGCGACTCCAAAGTGGAGATATCGACCTTGCTGAAGCGTCCCGCCGACGTATTGGCTGGCGGCGACCGCGCCCGTCACGCCCGTATTCCGTTGCCTGCCGATCTGTTCGGCGATCGCCGCAATTCCCGCGGCGTGGAGCTTGCCGACGAACAGGCGCTGGAACCTCTGCTGACCGCCATCGCGGCTGCCGGCAGCGATTTCGGGACCGCCGCTTCGATCATCGACGGCATGGATGCGACTGGACCTCAGCGCGTTCTCCTGTCGCCGATCGATGGCAAGACGGAGATCGGTCGGGCCGTCGATGCAGATGCCGAAACGGCAAAGCAGGCGGTCGCCTCGACTGTCGCCGGCTTCCGTTCGTGGTCTGAAACGCCGGCCCAGACGCGCGCCGCCGCGCTGGAGCGGGCGGCCGACCTTCTTGAGGATCGGCTTCCGGCTTTTCTCGCCGTGCTGGCGCTCGAGGCGGGCAAGACGTTGGCCGATGGCGTCGCCGAGGTGCGCGAGGCGGTCGACTTCTGCCGCTACTACGCCAGCGAGGCGCGGCGCCTGTTCCAAGTGCCAGTCGCCATGCCCGGTCCGACCGGCGAGGAAAACAGGCTCAGCTATCGCGGTCGTGGCGTGTTCGCGGCCATTGCTCCCTGGAACTTCCCGCTGGCGATTTTCGTCGGCCAGACAGCAGCGGCGCTGGCCGCCGGCAATGTGGTGGTGGCAAAGCCCGCCGAGCAGACGCCGCTTGTCGGTGCCATGATGGTGCGTCTGCTGCATGAGGCTGGCGTACCAACCTCGGCACTGGCTCTGCTGGTCGGCGACGGCGCGGCCGGCGCGGCGCTGGTTGCCGATCCGCGCATCGCCGGCGTCGCCTTTACCGGCTCGACCGATACCGCTTTCGCCATCAACAGGGCGCTTGCCGCCAAGCGTGGGCCGATCGTGCCGCTGATCGCCGAAACCGGTGGCCTCAACGCCATGATCGTCGACGCCACGGCGCTCGGCGAGCAGGTGACCGACGACGTCGTCACCTCGGCCTTCCGCTCGGCTGGTCAGCGCTGTTCGGCGCTGCGCCTGCTGTTCGTGCAGGAGGATGTCGCCGATCACATGGTCGCCCTGATCAAAGGGGCGGCGGCTGAACTCAAGGTCGGCGATCCCAGGCGGCCGGACACCGACGTCGGCCCGATCATCGATCGTGAGCAAGCCGAAAAGCTCGCCGTTCACGTGGCGGCTTGGCAAGGCAAGGGTGGCGTGCTGTTTTCCGGCCAGATACCTGGGGGCTTGCTGGCCGGCGGCACCTATTTCGCGCCTGCGCTCATCGAGCTACCCGAGGCTGTGGCCCTCGATCGGGAAGTGTTCGGCCCGGTGCTGCACATCGTCCGCTACAAGGCAAAAGACCTCGACAGGGTGATCGAGGATATCGCGGCGAGCGGCTATGGCCTGACGCTCGGCATTCATTCGCGGATCGAGACGACGGTGAAGCGCATCGTCGATCGGTTGCCGATCGGCAATGTCTACGTCAATCGCAACATGATCGGAGCGGTGGTCGGCTCGCAGCCCTTCGGGGGCTCGGGGCTCTCTGGCACCGGCCCCAAGGCGGGCGGCCCCAACTATCTTACCCGCTTCGCGCTGGAGCAGGTGGTCTCCGTCAACACGGCGGCGGCCGGCGGCAATGCGACGCTGGTTGCCATGGGCGACGACTGACAAGAAAAACGAGAGCGGAGTTCGGAAAGGTCGGGGCGTGAGTCCCGGTCTTTCCGAACACTTTCGACCGGTCGTGACGCGCGCCGGGGCACAGCGCAAAAAAACAGGCCGGGGTTACCGGCCTGAGTTCTGGGAGGAAAGCTGGAGAGCCACGTGGATCAGGAGGAAGACCCAGACGGAAGACCGACGAAGCAGCGCTCACAAGTAAAAGGTCTCACGTTGCCTCAATTCGCGCCATGCTAAATTTGGGGCATCTCTGTATAATTTGTGAGCATTTGCCGCATTGGTCGGCTTTTTGAGGCTTTGTCGCTGGGAAAATGAGGCTCGGGTGGTTTTGCCGTCGCAGCGACGGACGCTTCCCGTTGGCTTTTCCCCTGTTTGCCCGGCCAGCCCCGTTGGTTTATGAGAAAACGGACAGGCGGGTGGGCATGAGCGATCTCAGCGAGGCGGTAGCCGACGGCGAGCCGGTGGCGGACGACGAGGAGGCGGCGGCTGTGAGGCGAGCTGGCTGGCGGATGTGGCTCAAGCGGCTTTCCGTCGCCGCCGCGGTGGTGGTCGTTCTGCCCTTCGTTCTGGTGCCGATTTATCTGTTCGCTCGGCCCGTTTCGACGCTGATGGTGTGGGACCTTCTGACCTTCCAGGGTTACAGCCGCGATTGGGTCGATCTCGACGATATCGCGCCCAGCATGAAGCAGGCTGTGGTTATGAGCGAGGATGGGCAATTCTGCTTCCACGACGGTGTCGACTGGACGCAGCTTCGCTCGGTCCTGAGCCGTAACGGCGGTCCCAATCGTGGCGCCAGCACCATCACCATGCAGACGGTGAAGAACGTCTTCCTGTGGCCGTCGCGCTCCTACCTCCGCAAGGGCCTCGAAATTCCGCTCGCTCTCTATGCCGATTTCGTCTGGTCAAAGCGGCGAACGCTGGAAATTTACCTCAACATCGCCGAGCTCGGTCCCAACGTTTACGGTGTCGAGGCGGCGGCCCATTATTACTTCAAGAAGTCGGCCTCGAAGCTGAGCCGGCGCGAGGCGGCGCTGATCGCTGCCGCCCTGCCCAATCCGGCCATCCGAAACCCCTTGAAGCCGAGTCGAGCGCAAAAGACGCTGTCGCGCATCATTGAGCTTCGCGTCAATCAGTCCGGCGCCTATGTCGAGTGTCTTGCTCCGTGATGAATGGTTGCCCCATCTGTCGTCTCTCCATCGGGATTGCGACGGAGAGGCCACTTTTTTCCCGGCAGGCACTGGCAAAGTGGCGCGCCAGTCTGTATAAGGCCGCATCTTTAGGAACGAGCGCCCGCGCGCCCGAACGGTGGGCCATTGCGGTTCCCCCTTTACGAGCGGGCGATGGAGTAGAAGACAATGGCAGTTCCCAAGCGAAAGACCTCGCCGTCCAAGCGGGGCATGCGTCGGTCTCACGATGCGCTGAAGCAGCCGACCTACGTCGAAGACAAGACCTCGGGCGAGCTGCGTCGTCCCCACCACGTCGATCTCAAGACCGGCATGTACCGCGGCCGCCAGATTCTGGCGCCCAAGGAAGCCTGATAAACAGATTTGCTCGGCCGTCCACGACGGCCGGGATATCGACCTGAAAAGAGCCGGTGCATCGCGCCGGCCTTTTTGTTTTTGTGTGATGGGTCGATGAAGGCCTGCGTTGTGGACGGCGCAACGCTCTCCCGCGGCTCCAGGCGAAATCGGCTCCTGCTTGCCGCTCAGTATTCGGCGGTGCCGAAGAATCCCGGCTCTAGCTCGGTGACGCGGCGATAGCCATCGCGATAGAGCGCATCGGCGCGGGCGACGATCAGCGCCGGATCGCGACGGACGCGGCGCTCGCCGGTGCCCGCGTCGCCGAGACCAAGGGCGGCGAGTTGAGCGACGAAGGGCGCCGAGGCGGGGTTGCCCGTGGCCGTCGTAGACGAACGGCGACGGAGTGTTTCGTCCCGCTGTTCGGCTTGGAGATCGAGAATGGCGAACTGTTGGCGCTCACCGCTGGCCGACGAGCCTTCGATTGCCTCAACATAACGACCGGAAGCGCGGTGCGCCGCCCTTTGGAGGCTCTGGCTGCCGACGCTTTCGCCGATAGAGCCGACCGATCCGATCATTATCGTAGGCCTTTCAAGGGGCTGTGCCGTTTCGGCACAGAGTGAACCGACGTCAGGAATACGGAGCAACCATCGCGCCACCTTCAAGAATGGTTAAGAAAAGGTTAATGCGCAAGACCACCAGCCGAAAATACGTCGGTGGGCCAGCCGTTTCAGAGATGCGTCGATGGCGAATGATAAAAATCGCGGGTTCACGTGAGAGGGGCGTTGCGGTAGGTGTTCCAAAACGACGAGGACGGCGGCAGATGGATGACGATCTCGTTTCTTCGGATGGGCACGGGCTGGACAGGGACACGGTCAGCGCGGCCATGGCCGCGGCGGGTGTCGCTGCCTATGAGCACGACTATGCCGAAGACCGCTTGCGCTGGTCGCCGAATGCCGGCGAGGTGTTCGATCTTCCGCCCTATGAGGTGCCGCTCTCCGGCCGGGCGCTCCATCGCTTGATCGGGCCGCAAGCGGCGACGCTACGGCTCGCCGCGACGCCACCGCCCGTGCTGTCCGCCGACCGGATCGGTCCCGACTACCGGCTCGTCTATGACTTGATGCCGCGTGGCGGCAAGCCGCAGAGCGTGCGCATCGAAGAAAGCGGCAGCTGGTTCGGTCCGGCTGATCAACCGGCGCTCGGCGCACGCGGCACGGTGCGTGTGCTGCCGCGTGGCGGCGAAACGGTGGCACCGGCTCGTCTTTACGGGCCGGATCGCCGGCTCGACCGTGACGAGCTACTCCAGAGCCTTGACGATCGGCTGAAATCGCTTGAGGCGGATGGGGGCTCGGCGGTGTTCTTGATCCTCGCCGTGCTCGACATCGGCCGGATTAACGCCAATTTCGGCTATGAGGCCGGGGACCGGGTGATCGACGTCGCCGGCGAGCGGATCCTGCGCCGGATGCGGCAAGGTGATATTTTCGGGTCGTTTTCCGGGCATAAATTCGGCGCCATCCTCAACGACTGCGACGAGCACGCGCTGATCATCGCCACCGAGCGCTTCCGCGACGCGGTGCGTGACGAGGCGATCGATTGCGATGGCGCCGCCGTGCGCGCCGATATCGCTATCGGCGCCGTCATGCTGCCGCAGCACGCGCTGTCCGGCGCCATGGCGGCCAATCGAGCCGAGGAGGCGCTCGGCGATGCCCGGCGCGACCTAGATCGCCATATCACTCTGTATGAACCTTCGGCTGCTCGCGATGCTCTCCGCCGCCGCAACGTCGAAGTCGCCGAGGCGATCCAGCGCGGCCTTGCCGAGGAACGCTTCGTCCTGGCCTATCAGCCGATCGCCCGCGCGGACGATCGGGCGGTGATTTACTACGAGGCGCTCAGCCGGCTGGCGCTGCCGTCGGGAGAGATCGTCTCCGGCGGCCCCTATGTGGAGGCGGCGGAAAAGCTCGGTCTCATCCGGCGGCTCGACATGCGGGCGCTGACGCTGGTGATGGCCGATCTCCAGGCGTCGCCGTTGCTTAAGCTCTCCGTCAACGTATCGCCGGAAACGCTGGCCGACCCGGCTTGGCTCAGCATGTTGCTGGCCGGTGCCCGCCGTGATGGCGATGCGCTGAAAAGGCTGACCATCGAAATCACCGAAACGGCGGCTCTGTCGCGTATCGACGATCTCAGGCACATGGTGGCGACGGTACGCGATATCGGCTGCCGCATCGCCATCGATGACTTCGGCTCCGGTCACACCTCGCTGAGGATGCTGCGCGACATCAAGCCGGACTGGCTGAAAATCGACGGCGCTTTCATCCGCGATATCGGTCGCGATGCCGACGCCGTCGTATTCGTCAGGGCGCTCACCACGCTCGCCAGTCATTTCGGCATCCGTACCGTTGCCGAATTCGTGCAGGACGAAGCGTCGGCGACCTTGCTTGCCGAACTCGGCATCTCCGCCTTCCAGGGGCGGCTTATCGGCGAGCCGCGTTTGCGGGCCGGACCCGGCGCGGCGCTGGTCGAAGGGCTTGATGACGACACCTGTCTGCGTGGACCGCTCGTCGTCGCTCCCGCCTGATCCGGCCTATTGGTGTTGAGTTATTCGGTTTCCGGTGCCAGCCGATCAAGCCGCCGCCGCATGGCCGTGAGCTCGTCGCGCAATGCGTCGATATCGGCGGTGCGGCTTTCGGCCGGGCTTGCCGGTGCGTCGGGCGTTTCGCCGGGCAGGACGGCGCGCACCGCCCGCTCGAA is part of the Pleomorphomonas sp. PLEO genome and encodes:
- a CDS encoding EAL domain-containing protein encodes the protein MDDDLVSSDGHGLDRDTVSAAMAAAGVAAYEHDYAEDRLRWSPNAGEVFDLPPYEVPLSGRALHRLIGPQAATLRLAATPPPVLSADRIGPDYRLVYDLMPRGGKPQSVRIEESGSWFGPADQPALGARGTVRVLPRGGETVAPARLYGPDRRLDRDELLQSLDDRLKSLEADGGSAVFLILAVLDIGRINANFGYEAGDRVIDVAGERILRRMRQGDIFGSFSGHKFGAILNDCDEHALIIATERFRDAVRDEAIDCDGAAVRADIAIGAVMLPQHALSGAMAANRAEEALGDARRDLDRHITLYEPSAARDALRRRNVEVAEAIQRGLAEERFVLAYQPIARADDRAVIYYEALSRLALPSGEIVSGGPYVEAAEKLGLIRRLDMRALTLVMADLQASPLLKLSVNVSPETLADPAWLSMLLAGARRDGDALKRLTIEITETAALSRIDDLRHMVATVRDIGCRIAIDDFGSGHTSLRMLRDIKPDWLKIDGAFIRDIGRDADAVVFVRALTTLASHFGIRTVAEFVQDEASATLLAELGISAFQGRLIGEPRLRAGPGAALVEGLDDDTCLRGPLVVAPA